Proteins co-encoded in one Flavobacteriaceae bacterium MAR_2009_75 genomic window:
- a CDS encoding outer membrane protein with beta-barrel domain → MKKTLLTAVFAMLNIAAFSQSDSGIGIKAGLNYSANGDYFESIGDAAREPDRNVGYHFGLYGRVGVSRIYFRPELIYTKTKSDYQGDKFDISKLDAPMLVGVKVIGPLHVFAGPAFQYILDTEFDGIGINDIENDFSVGANIGAGLNFGKLGIDIRYERGFNDNEATFINDNITTLGPSRVDARPDQLIVSLSLKI, encoded by the coding sequence ATGAAAAAAACACTTCTTACAGCAGTTTTTGCTATGTTAAACATTGCTGCATTTTCACAAAGCGATTCTGGAATCGGCATCAAGGCCGGACTTAACTACAGTGCCAACGGTGATTACTTTGAATCTATCGGTGATGCTGCAAGAGAACCGGATAGAAATGTCGGCTATCACTTCGGGCTATATGGTAGAGTTGGTGTCAGCCGAATCTATTTTAGACCAGAACTGATATATACCAAAACGAAGTCAGATTATCAAGGTGATAAGTTTGACATTAGCAAACTTGACGCCCCCATGCTAGTGGGCGTAAAAGTAATCGGACCGTTACATGTTTTTGCAGGGCCCGCATTTCAATATATTCTTGATACTGAATTTGATGGTATCGGCATCAACGATATTGAAAATGACTTTAGCGTAGGTGCCAATATAGGTGCCGGTCTTAATTTCGGTAAACTGGGTATTGATATTCGTTACGAAAGAGGTTTCAATGATAATGAAGCCACTTTTATCAATGATAATATTACAACCCTCGGCCCTAGTAGGGTTGATGCCAGACCTGATCAGTTAATCGTTAGCTTATCGCTTAAGATATAG
- a CDS encoding drug/metabolite transporter (DMT)-like permease, protein MEPKLKNYLHLHFIVFIWGFTAVLGKLITIDALPLVWYRMLLATLCVLVFIFYRRYNLKVSRKMLFSLMFTGVIIALHWVTFFGAIKASNVSVVLATMSTGAFFTALIEPFWYRRKMLAYEIVFGLVVIFGLYIIFKVDAQYVEGIILALISALFSAIFSLMNGKLIQKERPSVISFYELSSGAIFLTLYLVIEGGIDQELLKVSSTDLLYIFILASVCTAYAFIASVKLLKYISPYTVMLTVNLEPVYGIILAFFIFGNSEKMGPLFYLGGAIIISTVIANGIVKNRRRIKKATIE, encoded by the coding sequence ATGGAGCCGAAACTAAAAAACTATCTGCACTTACATTTTATAGTTTTTATATGGGGTTTTACAGCGGTGTTGGGCAAATTGATAACCATCGACGCGCTACCTCTTGTATGGTACCGCATGCTACTGGCTACATTGTGTGTTCTGGTTTTCATTTTTTACCGACGCTATAACCTTAAGGTATCTCGCAAAATGTTGTTTTCCCTAATGTTTACGGGGGTAATCATAGCACTTCATTGGGTAACTTTCTTTGGCGCTATTAAAGCCTCGAATGTTTCCGTGGTATTGGCGACCATGTCTACAGGGGCATTTTTTACCGCTCTGATTGAACCTTTTTGGTATAGAAGAAAAATGTTGGCTTATGAGATTGTCTTCGGACTAGTCGTTATTTTCGGCCTTTATATCATATTTAAGGTAGATGCCCAATATGTGGAAGGTATTATACTGGCTTTGATTTCGGCATTGTTTTCCGCCATTTTTTCTTTAATGAACGGTAAGTTGATTCAGAAAGAAAGACCATCGGTTATATCTTTTTATGAGTTGTCGAGTGGAGCCATATTTCTGACTTTATATCTGGTGATTGAAGGTGGTATTGACCAAGAACTTCTTAAAGTTTCTTCGACCGATTTGCTCTATATCTTTATTTTAGCCTCGGTTTGCACGGCTTATGCTTTTATTGCATCAGTAAAGCTTTTAAAGTATATCAGCCCCTATACCGTTATGCTGACAGTGAATCTAGAACCTGTTTATGGTATAATTTTGGCCTTTTTTATTTTTGGAAATAGTGAGAAAATGGGACCTTTGTTTTATCTGGGCGGAGCCATCATTATTTCGACCGTTATTGCCAACGGAATAGTGAAAAACAGGAGAAGGATCAAAAAAGCAACCATCGAATAA
- a CDS encoding tRNA-guanine transglycosylase yields the protein MIIFAGIIFSLKFTLHHTDPKSKARAGTMVTDHGKIETPIFMPVGTVASVKSVHQRELKEDINPDIILGNTYHLFLRPKIDILKKAGGLHKFMGWDRNILTDSGGYQVYSLSGNRKIKEEGVKFKSHIDGSVHLFTPERVMEIQRVIGADIIMAFDECTPYPCDYKYAERSMHMTHRWLERCISHLEKTPFEYDYAQTFFPIVQGSTYTDLRKRSAEYIAGVGAEGNAIGGLSVGEPAEEMYAMTEVVCEILPEDKPRYLMGVGTPINILENIALGIDMFDCVMPTRNARNGMLFTANGTINIKNKKWEDDFSPIDEMGITYVDIEYSKAYLRHLFAANEYLGKQIATIHNLGFYMWLVREARKHILEGDFVEWKDRMVKQMDKRL from the coding sequence ATGATTATCTTTGCGGGCATAATTTTTAGTTTGAAATTTACACTACATCATACAGATCCCAAAAGTAAGGCACGTGCAGGTACCATGGTTACCGATCACGGCAAAATAGAAACTCCGATTTTCATGCCCGTGGGTACCGTTGCTTCGGTAAAAAGCGTACATCAGCGCGAGTTGAAAGAAGATATCAATCCTGATATTATTCTGGGCAATACCTATCACTTGTTCCTAAGGCCCAAAATCGATATTTTGAAAAAGGCCGGTGGCTTGCATAAGTTTATGGGTTGGGATCGAAATATACTTACCGATAGCGGAGGCTACCAAGTTTACTCTCTATCCGGAAATCGAAAAATAAAGGAAGAAGGGGTCAAGTTCAAATCTCATATCGATGGTTCTGTACATTTGTTCACTCCTGAACGGGTAATGGAAATACAGCGTGTTATCGGCGCCGATATTATTATGGCATTTGATGAATGTACACCGTACCCCTGTGATTACAAATACGCTGAGCGCTCAATGCATATGACCCACCGTTGGTTAGAACGGTGCATTTCACATTTAGAAAAGACTCCTTTCGAGTATGACTATGCCCAAACTTTTTTTCCTATAGTTCAGGGTTCTACCTATACCGATTTACGTAAGCGTTCCGCAGAATATATTGCTGGTGTAGGTGCCGAAGGCAATGCAATAGGTGGGTTGTCGGTAGGTGAGCCTGCAGAAGAAATGTATGCGATGACCGAAGTGGTGTGTGAGATTTTACCTGAAGATAAACCTAGATACTTGATGGGTGTAGGTACACCTATAAATATTTTAGAGAATATAGCCTTAGGCATCGATATGTTCGATTGTGTGATGCCTACTCGAAATGCCAGAAACGGAATGTTGTTTACGGCCAACGGAACTATAAACATTAAGAATAAAAAGTGGGAAGACGATTTTTCACCCATCGATGAAATGGGCATTACCTATGTCGATATCGAGTATTCAAAAGCTTACCTTAGACATTTGTTCGCTGCGAACGAATATTTGGGCAAACAGATCGCGACCATTCATAATCTGGGTTTTTATATGTGGTTGGTACGTGAGGCTAGAAAGCATATTTTAGAGGGGGATTTTGTAGAATGGAAAGACCGTATGGTAAAACAAATGGATAAAAGGTTGTAG
- a CDS encoding lipopolysaccharide export system permease protein: protein MLAILDKYILKRYLITFAVMILLFIPIGIMAHMAEQIGKIQASDATTAEVLIYFGNFTIYIGSLLFPIFLFLSIIFFTSKLASNTEIVAILSSGVSYNRFLRPYLIGASIIAVVMFVMGMFIVPPASKGFNEFKFKYLKKGKQDRVTNNIFTQLNETDFIYVSSFDPARQIGYNFTFERFDEENQLKFKISAANIRWVEKDSLYRLTTYKKRKLLRDTALVETKRRLDTLFTFEIGDLTPVSYVAETKNIFELNNFIKDQKAKGASNINAYVLVKYKRWALPITAFILTLIAVAVSSVKRRGGMGVNLAFGILVAFVFVFFDKVFGTLAEQAGFSPLLAVLVPNLFFGLLAVILLQKAKR, encoded by the coding sequence GTGTTAGCGATACTCGATAAATACATACTTAAAAGGTATCTCATCACTTTTGCAGTGATGATTCTTTTGTTCATTCCTATAGGTATCATGGCCCATATGGCCGAACAAATCGGTAAGATACAGGCCAGTGATGCCACTACGGCAGAGGTGCTGATTTACTTTGGCAATTTTACCATTTACATTGGTAGTCTATTGTTTCCTATATTCTTGTTTTTATCCATTATATTTTTCACTTCGAAATTGGCCAGTAATACTGAAATTGTGGCGATTTTGAGTTCTGGGGTGTCTTATAATCGTTTTTTGAGACCTTATCTTATCGGGGCCTCAATAATTGCCGTTGTAATGTTCGTTATGGGCATGTTCATAGTGCCACCTGCCAGTAAAGGTTTTAACGAATTTAAATTCAAATATTTAAAGAAGGGGAAGCAAGACCGGGTAACGAATAACATTTTCACCCAACTGAACGAAACCGACTTCATCTATGTAAGCAGCTTTGATCCTGCTAGACAAATAGGCTATAACTTCACTTTTGAGCGGTTTGATGAAGAAAACCAATTGAAATTCAAGATATCTGCCGCTAACATAAGATGGGTAGAAAAAGATAGCCTTTATCGGCTTACCACTTATAAAAAAAGAAAGCTTTTAAGAGACACTGCCTTAGTTGAAACGAAGCGACGACTAGATACCTTGTTTACTTTCGAAATAGGAGACCTTACTCCGGTTTCTTATGTTGCAGAAACCAAGAACATTTTTGAACTCAACAATTTTATTAAAGACCAGAAAGCGAAAGGGGCATCTAACATTAATGCCTATGTGTTGGTGAAATACAAGCGCTGGGCCTTGCCAATAACCGCATTCATACTGACATTGATTGCCGTAGCCGTATCATCTGTCAAGCGAAGAGGGGGTATGGGGGTAAACTTGGCCTTTGGTATTTTGGTAGCCTTTGTTTTTGTGTTTTTCGATAAGGTATTCGGCACTTTGGCCGAACAGGCGGGGTTCTCCCCCTTATTGGCTGTTCTGGTGCCCAATCTTTTCTTTGGGTTGCTTGCCGTGATTCTCTTGCAAAAAGCCAAAAGATAG
- a CDS encoding transketolase, giving the protein MAKLEQLQDIVVQTRRDILRMVHNVNSGHPGGSLGCTEFLVTLYNEVMEVKEDFNMDGEGEDLFFLSNGHISPVFYSVLARKGYFPIEELGTFRLIDSRLQGHPTTHEGLPGIRVASGSLGQGMSVGIGAALAKKLNGDNHLVYTLHGDGELQEGQNWEAIMYAAGNKVDNLIATVDRNGQQIDGPTNEVLPLGDLTKKFEAFGWDVIEISEGNDLNAIIAGLEEAKSRTGKGKPVCIMLDTVMGNGVDFMMYTHAWHGKAPNDEQLETALSQNPETLGDY; this is encoded by the coding sequence ATGGCTAAACTTGAACAATTACAGGATATCGTGGTACAAACCAGAAGAGATATCTTACGCATGGTACATAATGTAAATTCAGGGCATCCCGGAGGTTCTTTGGGCTGTACCGAATTTCTTGTCACTCTCTATAACGAAGTGATGGAAGTTAAAGAAGATTTTAATATGGATGGAGAAGGCGAAGATCTTTTCTTTTTATCCAACGGACATATATCACCCGTTTTTTATAGCGTGCTTGCTAGAAAAGGCTATTTTCCTATTGAGGAACTCGGTACTTTTCGTTTGATCGATTCGCGACTACAAGGCCACCCTACAACACATGAAGGTCTACCAGGCATTCGAGTGGCTTCTGGATCATTAGGTCAAGGTATGTCAGTCGGTATAGGTGCTGCATTGGCCAAAAAATTGAACGGTGACAATCATTTGGTGTATACCTTACATGGTGATGGCGAGCTTCAAGAAGGCCAGAATTGGGAAGCTATCATGTATGCTGCAGGTAATAAAGTGGATAATCTTATTGCTACCGTAGATAGAAACGGTCAACAAATCGATGGCCCTACCAATGAAGTTCTTCCGCTTGGTGATTTGACCAAAAAATTTGAAGCTTTTGGTTGGGATGTTATTGAAATAAGCGAAGGTAACGACCTAAATGCTATTATTGCAGGTCTCGAGGAAGCAAAAAGCAGAACCGGAAAAGGCAAGCCGGTATGTATAATGCTCGATACGGTTATGGGCAACGGTGTAGACTTTATGATGTATACACATGCATGGCACGGTAAAGCCCCTAACGATGAGCAGTTAGAAACTGCCCTATCTCAAAATCCGGAAACTTTAGGCGACTATTAA
- a CDS encoding transketolase: MKKYTDQGKNDTRSGYGAAMTELGRTNPNVVALCADLVGSLKIQPFIDENPERFFQIGIAEANMMGIAAGLTIGGKIPFASTFANFATGRVYDQIRQSIAYSDKNVKICASHAGITLGEDGATHQILEDIGLMKMLPGMTVINPCDYNQTKAATLAIADYEGPVYLRFGRPKVANFTPEDQKFEIGKALMLSEGSDVTIIATGHLVWEALKAAESLEEQGVSAEVINIHTIKPLDEEAVLKSVKKTGCVVTCEEHNYLGGLGESIARVLANQHPTPQEFIATQDTFGESGTPEQLMDKYGLNNKAIESAVLKVMKRK, encoded by the coding sequence ATGAAAAAATATACAGATCAAGGTAAGAACGATACGAGAAGCGGTTACGGTGCGGCCATGACCGAATTGGGCAGAACTAACCCCAATGTTGTAGCCCTATGTGCCGACTTGGTAGGTTCATTGAAAATTCAACCTTTTATAGATGAAAATCCGGAGCGATTTTTTCAAATCGGTATTGCCGAAGCAAATATGATGGGTATCGCCGCCGGTCTGACCATCGGGGGTAAAATACCTTTCGCCAGTACATTCGCGAACTTTGCCACAGGTCGAGTTTATGACCAAATTCGCCAATCTATCGCTTACTCTGACAAGAACGTTAAAATCTGTGCTTCGCATGCGGGAATCACCTTGGGTGAAGATGGTGCAACACACCAGATTCTTGAAGATATAGGTCTTATGAAAATGCTACCGGGCATGACCGTAATCAATCCCTGTGATTATAACCAAACAAAGGCCGCTACACTAGCTATTGCTGATTATGAGGGCCCAGTATATTTACGTTTTGGTCGACCTAAAGTCGCCAACTTCACTCCTGAAGACCAAAAATTCGAAATAGGAAAAGCCCTAATGTTGAGCGAAGGTAGCGATGTAACGATTATTGCGACCGGTCATTTAGTCTGGGAAGCCTTAAAGGCTGCCGAAAGCTTAGAAGAACAAGGTGTATCTGCAGAGGTAATCAATATTCACACCATCAAGCCCTTAGATGAAGAAGCTGTGTTAAAGTCCGTTAAAAAAACGGGCTGTGTGGTTACTTGTGAAGAGCATAATTATTTAGGCGGATTGGGCGAAAGTATAGCCAGAGTGCTTGCAAATCAGCACCCTACACCCCAAGAGTTTATCGCCACACAAGATACGTTTGGCGAAAGTGGCACGCCTGAACAGTTGATGGACAAGTATGGTCTAAATAATAAAGCTATCGAAAGTGCCGTTTTAAAGGTGATGAAAAGAAAGTGA
- a CDS encoding acetyl-CoA carboxylase carboxyl transferase subunit alpha, translating into MEYLDFELPIKELEEQLDKCMVIGEESDVDVSETCKQIEKKLAETRKDIYKNLSAWQRVQLSRHPNRPYTLDYINAICGDTFLELHGDRNVKDDKAMIGGLGKIGDQSYMFIGQQKGYNTKTRQYRNFGMANPEGYRKALRLMKSAEKFDIPVVCFIDTPGAYPGIEAEERGQGEAIARNILEMTRLKVPIVVVIIGEGASGGALGIGVGDKVLMLENTWYSVISPESCSSILWRSWEYKEQAAEALKLTATDMKKLKLIDEIVREPAGGAHANREKTFTTVKNKISAHFKELEKLSPKELVANRMDKYAQMGVYNG; encoded by the coding sequence ATGGAATATCTCGATTTTGAACTCCCGATCAAAGAACTTGAAGAACAACTCGACAAGTGTATGGTAATTGGCGAGGAGAGCGATGTCGATGTCAGTGAGACCTGTAAGCAGATTGAAAAGAAACTGGCCGAAACCCGTAAGGATATTTATAAGAACCTTTCGGCTTGGCAAAGAGTTCAGCTTTCTCGACATCCTAATAGACCCTATACTTTAGATTATATCAATGCGATTTGCGGTGATACTTTTCTAGAACTTCATGGGGATCGTAATGTAAAAGATGACAAGGCCATGATCGGTGGTCTTGGTAAAATTGGTGACCAGAGCTACATGTTCATAGGTCAACAGAAAGGTTACAATACGAAGACCAGACAATATAGAAATTTCGGTATGGCCAACCCTGAAGGGTATAGAAAGGCCTTAAGACTAATGAAGTCTGCTGAAAAATTCGACATACCAGTGGTTTGCTTTATCGACACTCCTGGTGCGTACCCCGGTATAGAGGCCGAAGAGCGAGGTCAAGGTGAAGCTATTGCCCGTAATATATTGGAAATGACTCGACTTAAAGTACCTATTGTCGTGGTAATTATTGGTGAAGGTGCTTCCGGCGGAGCTTTGGGTATAGGTGTCGGCGATAAAGTGCTGATGTTAGAAAATACATGGTACTCCGTAATATCTCCTGAGTCCTGTTCTTCTATTCTTTGGAGAAGTTGGGAGTATAAAGAACAAGCTGCCGAAGCTTTGAAACTTACGGCTACCGATATGAAAAAGCTCAAATTGATCGATGAGATTGTACGTGAACCGGCAGGTGGCGCACATGCCAATCGAGAGAAGACTTTTACTACCGTAAAAAATAAAATATCGGCCCATTTTAAAGAACTTGAAAAGTTATCCCCAAAAGAATTGGTTGCCAATCGTATGGATAAGTATGCCCAAATGGGGGTTTATAATGGATAA